A window of the Gossypium hirsutum isolate 1008001.06 chromosome A05, Gossypium_hirsutum_v2.1, whole genome shotgun sequence genome harbors these coding sequences:
- the LOC107958257 gene encoding LOW QUALITY PROTEIN: tobamovirus multiplication protein 1 (The sequence of the model RefSeq protein was modified relative to this genomic sequence to represent the inferred CDS: inserted 1 base in 1 codon) gives MVRMTKMPLNLTSIELPALVSDWWDEINESTKWQDGIFYTLCAAYALVSSVALIQLVRIELRVPEYGWTTQKXFHLMNFIVNGVRAIVFGFHRQVFVLYPKVLTYMLLDLPGLLFFSTYTLLVLFWAEIYHQARSLPTDKLRIFYVSINAVIYFIQVCVWVYLWIDDNSVVDFIGKIFIAVVSFIAALGFLLYGGRLFFMLRRFPIESKGRRKKLHEVGSVTAICFTCFLIRCFVVVLSAFDADASLDVLDHPVLNLIYYTLVEILPSALVLYILRKLPPKRVSAQYHPIR, from the exons ATGGTTAGAATGACGAAAATGCCACTGAACTTAACTTCTATTGAGCTTCCAGCTCTGGTGTCCGACTGGTGGGACGAGATCAATGAGTCCACTAAGTGGCAGGATGGCATCTTCTACACTCTCTGCGCCGCTTATGCCCTAGTTTCCTCCGTTGCTCTG ATACAATTAGTAAGGATTGAATTGAGAGTGCCCGAATATGGTTGGACGACACAGA GTTTCCATCTAATGAACTTCATTGTTAATGGAG TGCGTGCAATTGTGTTTGGATTTCACAGACAAGTATTTGTATTGTATCCCAAG GTCCTCACATATATGTTGTTGGATCTTCCGGGCCTTCTGTTTTTCTCCACATACACATTACTTGTCCTGTTTTGGGCCGAGATTTACCATCAG GCTAGAAGCTTACCAACGGACAAACTCAGAATCTTTTATGTGTCAATCAATGCTGTTATTTACTTTATACAG GTCTGTGTGTGGGTATACCTCTGGATAGATGACAACAGTGTGGTGGATTTCATTGGAAAAATATTTATTGCTG TGGTGTCATTTATAGCTGCATTAGGATTCTTGTTGTATGGAGGAAG ATTATTTTTCATGCTAAGACGATTCCCTATTGAATCGAAAGGAAGAAGGAAGAAGCTTCACGAG GTTGGATCTGTTACGGCCATTTGTTTCACCTGCTTCCTTATTAGGTGCTTTGTG GTGGTTTTATCTGCCTTTGATGCAGATGCGTCACTGGATGTTTTGGACCATCCAGTACTGAACTTGATCTATTACACG CTGGTTGAGATCCTACCTTCGGCTCTAGTGCTGTATATCTTGCGTAAATTGCCTCCAAAGAGAGTATCCGCTCAGTATCACCCAATCCGTTAG